A window from Engraulis encrasicolus isolate BLACKSEA-1 unplaced genomic scaffold, IST_EnEncr_1.0 scaffold_789_np1212, whole genome shotgun sequence encodes these proteins:
- the LOC134444856 gene encoding avidin-like, whose amino-acid sequence MTFAHIYPRWTLLCAVLVHLHTAALSLPSQGRSRDARPTPMGSSCDVTGHWRNELGSRMQLSAKDSSLQGFYKTAVETTAGAAGNGSTLTGFVSGGVHPTVSFSVLWKGGSCTSWVGQCFILPTGDRVLKTVWMLRSVAKGPGDNWMSTRVGADTFSFVGAC is encoded by the exons ATGACGTTTGCACATATTTATCCGCGTTGGACTTTGCTGTGTGCAGTTCTGGTTCATCTTCACACGGCGGCTCTTTCATTACCCAGCCAG GGAAGGTCTCGTGATGCTAGGCCTACTCCGATGGGAAGTTCGTGTGATGTTACTGGCCATTGGCGTAACGAGCTGGGCTCCCGCATGCAACTGTCCGCCAAGGACTCCTCTTTACAGgggttttacaagacggccgtggAGACTACCGCAGGGGCGGCGGGTAACGGTTCAACGTTGACTGGTTTCGTCAGCGGGGGGGTGCATCCTACCGTGTCATTCTCCGTGTTGTGGAAAGGGG GTTCCTGCACCTCGTGGGTGGGTCAGTGTTTCATTCTGCCGACTGGAGACCGAGTTTTGAAAACCGTCTGGATGTTGCGCTCTGTTGCAAAAGGCCCTGGAGACAACTGGATGAGCACCAG ggtTGGAGCAGACACTTTTTCATTTGTAGGCGCATGTTGA